A portion of the Deinococcus peraridilitoris DSM 19664 genome contains these proteins:
- a CDS encoding toxic anion resistance protein, giving the protein MKLEPPVTLEKLEAPESVQPQQTAGIVELQPEQIRKLDAQIQSFLEVVLRENAHSEVFRQKVQAVHDLGAEEIRKAAATSNRLLEKPVQALKEGTEGGTGHVAKGLIDLRRVVEDLDPNRGLTPKKLLGIFPMGNKVRDYFLKYESAQKHLNAIISSLYSGKDELIKDNIAIEQEKVALWSLMQKLRGYAYVGQKLDEALSARVDSLATSDPEKARVVREEMLFAARQKVQDLLTQLAVSVQGYLALDLIRKNNLELIKGVDRATTTTISALRTAVMVSQALGQQKLVLDQIGALNATTSSMIENTSALLRQQTAQTYQQAADASVDVEALKRAFDNVYATMDAISEYKTQALSAMQQNVRVLAEQVDGAQKYLDRVQGETVREVATSVSAPARKDFES; this is encoded by the coding sequence ATGAAACTCGAACCCCCCGTCACCCTCGAAAAACTCGAAGCGCCCGAAAGCGTGCAGCCGCAGCAGACCGCGGGTATCGTGGAACTTCAGCCCGAGCAGATCCGCAAGCTCGACGCACAGATTCAGTCGTTTCTGGAAGTGGTGCTGCGTGAGAATGCCCACTCCGAGGTGTTCAGGCAGAAAGTGCAGGCCGTGCACGACCTGGGTGCCGAAGAGATTCGCAAGGCGGCCGCTACCTCCAACCGCCTGCTGGAAAAACCCGTGCAGGCGCTCAAGGAAGGAACCGAGGGCGGCACCGGGCACGTCGCCAAGGGCCTGATCGATTTGCGGCGCGTGGTGGAGGACCTCGACCCGAACCGCGGTTTGACGCCGAAGAAACTGCTGGGCATTTTCCCCATGGGCAACAAGGTCCGCGATTACTTCCTGAAGTACGAAAGCGCGCAAAAGCACCTGAACGCCATTATCAGCAGCCTGTACAGCGGCAAGGACGAGCTGATCAAGGACAACATCGCCATCGAGCAGGAAAAAGTGGCGCTCTGGAGCCTGATGCAAAAGCTGCGCGGCTACGCCTACGTGGGGCAGAAGCTCGATGAGGCCCTGAGTGCCCGCGTGGACTCGCTGGCCACCTCTGATCCCGAAAAAGCGCGCGTGGTGCGCGAGGAGATGCTCTTCGCCGCGCGCCAGAAAGTGCAGGATCTGCTGACACAGCTGGCCGTCAGCGTGCAGGGCTACCTGGCGCTCGACTTGATTCGCAAGAACAACCTCGAACTCATCAAGGGCGTCGACCGCGCGACGACCACCACCATCAGCGCCCTGCGCACCGCCGTGATGGTCAGTCAGGCCCTGGGGCAGCAGAAGCTGGTGCTCGACCAGATCGGCGCCCTCAACGCCACGACGTCCTCGATGATCGAGAACACCTCGGCGCTGCTGCGCCAGCAGACGGCCCAGACCTACCAGCAGGCCGCCGACGCCAGCGTGGACGTCGAGGCACTCAAGCGGGCTTTTGACAACGTGTACGCCACCATGGACGCCATCAGCGAGTACAAGACCCAGGCGCTCAGCGCGATGCAGCAGAACGTCCGGGTGCTGGCCGAGCAGGTGGACGGCGCGCAGAAGTACCTCGACCGTGTGCAGGGAGAGACCGTGCGGGAAGTGGCGACTTCGGTCAGCGCTCCGGCCCGCAAGGACTTCGAAAGCTGA